Proteins encoded within one genomic window of Glycine soja cultivar W05 chromosome 1, ASM419377v2, whole genome shotgun sequence:
- the LOC114411150 gene encoding delta(8)-fatty-acid desaturase 2-like: MEVVEKEKKYITSEELKGHNKEGDLWISIQGKVYNVSDWVKEHPGGDVPISNLAGQDVTDAFIAYHPGTAWSHLEKFFTGYHLSDFKVSEVSKDYRKLASEFSKLGLFDTKGHVTSCTLASVAVMFLIVLYGVLRCTSVWAHLGSGMLLGLLWMQSAYVGHDSGHYVVMTTNGFNKVAQILSGNCLTGISIAWWKWTHNAHHIACNSLDHDPDLQHMPVFAVSSRFFNSITSHFYGRKLEFDFIARFLICYQHFTFYPVMCVARVNLYLQTILLLFSRRKVQDRALNIMGILVFWTWFPLLVSCLPNWPERVMFVLASFAVCSIQHIQFCLNHFAANVYVGPPSGNDWFEKQTSGTLDISCASSMDWFFGGLQFQLEHHLFPRLPRCQLRKISPLVSDLCKKHNLPYRSLSFWEANQWTIRTLRTAALQARDLTNPAPKNLLWEAVNTHG, from the coding sequence ATGGAGGTTGttgagaaggagaagaagtaCATAACCTCAGAGGAGCTGAAGGGTCACAACAAGGAGGGAGATTTATGGATCTCAATTCAAGGTAAGGTGTACAATGTCTCAGATTGGGTCAAGGAGCACCCTGGTGGTGATGTTCCAATCTCAAACCTTGCTGGCCAGGATGTCACTGATGCATTCATAGCATACCATCCTGGCACAGCATGGTCACACCTTGAAAAATTCTTCACTGGCTACCACCTCAGTGACTTCAAGGTCTCTGAGGTGTCCAAAGACTACAGAAAGCTTGCATCTGAGTTCTCAAAATTGGGTCTTTTTGACACCAAAGGGCATGTCACTTCATGCACCCTTGCATCTGTTGCTGTTATGTTCCTCATTGTACTCTATGGTGTTCTGAGGTGCACTAGTGTGTGGGCTCATTTGGGTTCAGGCATGCTCTTAGGGTTGCTTTGGATGCAAAGTGCTTATGTGGGCCATGATTCTGGCCACTATGTGGTTATGACAACCAATGGTTTCAACAAGGTTGCACAGATCCTCTCTGGGAACTGCTTGACCGGGATAAGCATTGCTTGGTGGAAGTGGACTCACAATGCTCACCACATTGCGTGCAACAGCCTTGACCATGACCCTGATCTGCAGCACATGCCGGTCTTTGCAGTTTCGTCGCGGTTCTTCAATTCCATAACCTCTCATTTCTATGGGAGGAAGTTGGAGTTTGATTTCATTGCTAGGTTCTTGATCTGCTACCAGCACTTTACTTTTTACCCGGTAATGTGTGTTGCCAGGGTCAACTTGTATCTGCAGACAATTCTGCTATTGTTTTCGAGGCGAAAAGTGCAGGATAGAGCCTTGAACATAATGGGGATCCTTGTGTTTTGGACTTGGTTCCCTCTTTTAGTGTCTTGCCTGCCAAATTGGCCTGAGAGGGTTATGTTTGTGCTTGCTAGCTTTGCTGTTTGTTCCATCCAGCACATTCAGTTCTGTTTGAATCACTTTGCTGCAAATGTATATGTCGGGCCACCGAGTGGGAATGACTGGTTTGAGAAGCAGACAAGTGGTACATTGGATATCTCTTGTGCCTCTTCGATGGATTGGTTTTTCGGTGGCTTGCAGTTTCAGCTTGAGCATCATTTGTTTCCAAGGCTACCTCGGTGCCAATTGAGGAAGATTTCGCCTTTGGTTAGTGACCTTTGCAAGAAGCATAATTTGCCTTATAGGAGCTTGTCATTTTGGGAGGCCAATCAGTGGACAATTAGGACCCTCAGGACTGCTGCCCTACAAGCTAGGGACTTAACAAACCCTGCCCCTAAGAATTTGTTGTGGGAAGCTGTTAATACCCATGGCTGA